The genomic segment CTAATGCAACTCAACCTTGGTTGTCGGCGCCACGCTGCTCGTTGGAGCCATGACGACCTTCATTGATCGCATCAGCGAGGCGGCTCAGCACCAGCTGCACTGAACGCACAGCATCGTCATTGCAAGGGATTGGCACCTCGCAGAGATCGGGGTCGCAGTTGGTATCAAGCATCGACACCAGGGGAATATCAAGCTTGCGGGCCTCGAGCACAGCATTGGTCTCGCGGCGCTGGTCCACCAGGACCACCACATCAGGGAGTCGGCGCATGTTCTTCAGACCACCGAGGTACTTCTGAAGACGATCAAGCTCCCGGCGAAGCACAGCTGCTTCCTTCTTGGGGCGCATGGCAATCGCTCCGCTGGACTCCATCCGCTCCAGATCCTTGAGACGATCTATCCGGGCTTTCATCGTGGTCCAGTTGGTGAGCATTCCACCCAGCCAACGTTGGTTCACATAGGAAGCACCACAACGTGCAGCCTCATGAGCCACAACCTCGGACGCCTGCTTTTTAGTGCCAACAAAGAGGAAACGCTTGCCGCTTCTGGCTGCAGTCCGTGTCCATTTGTAGGCGTTGTTCATGCAGACAGCGGTCTGCACAAGGTCAATAATGTGAACTCCGTTGCGCGCGCAATAGATGTAGCGCGACATTTTGGGGTTCCAGCGACGGGTCTGGTGACCGAAATGGGCACCAGCTTCCATCATCTCGGCAAGAGTGACGACAGCCATGGTTGTGTTGAGGTTTCGGGTTCGCCTCCACCTGTCAGGGATGGTGTGCTGAACCGAGGTTCAGATCACAACCAGCACCCGAAACAGACAGGTGTGCGGTTTGAAGGTACCCGGCGAATTTAACAAAGCACCGTCTCAGGACAGCCCTGCCTGCCGCGCTTCTCGATACAGAGCCTCGACGCCGATGCGGTTGAGCGGAAGTCTCAGCAGCTCGAGTGCCAGCGATGGTTGACCCAGGTGGATCAACCAGGCCAGCAAGGGCCGCAGAGTGCGTTCGTTGAGCAATCCCCCCAAGGTCAGCAGCCCCCACAGCAGCCGATGCATCCAAGTGAACTGGATGATCATTCGCACCCGGCGACTTGGATGCTTTCTATAGAACACGAGCCCCATGCGGGCGCGCTCGCGTTCGACCCTGATCAGGTCAGGGATCTGCGCAAGGCGAAACGCAGGATGCCAGTGATAGCCGACAGCTTCAGGACAGCGCACAAGCTGCACTCCCATCTGGCGTAACCGCTCACCTAGTTCGAGGTCCTCCCAGCCATACAACCTGAATCCCGTGTCGAACAGGCCAGACCGTTCCAGCACCCCTCGATCGATCGCAACATTTCCGGTTGCGAAATAAGCCCAGGAAAGATCACGCAACTTGTGACGCTCTCCAGTGGGATTCTCGAAATCAGCGGTATTGATCACCGCGCCATAGGTGAAACAGAGTTGATTGCCGGACCGCTGCCATTGCCTGGCCAGCGCTCGCGCATGACTGGCCAGGAATGTCGGCGTCACGACCAGATCACTGTCGATGAACACAATCACGTCGCCGCGGGAGTGGGCAACACCACGGTTGCGCCCTTCTGCAGGCCCCCCATGACTTTGCTCAACCAAGTGGACCTTGGGAAAAGTCGCTGCAGAGGATCGAAGCCAGTCGGGCGTGCCATCGGTGGATCCGTCATCCACCACCACCACTTCGTAATCATCAATCTCGGAACAGTCGTGCTGACTATGCAGAGAACGCAGACACTTCTCAAGGATGTCGCGTCGGTTGTAGGTGGGAATGACGACGCTGATGAACATCCGCCCGCTCGGTGAGCCGTAGTGAGCCAGCCTAAAGGCAAGAAAAAAGGGGGCCTCTGCCCCCCTCAAAACAGTTTGTTGGCAAAACGATCAGTCCGCAGCGCCACCATTGTTGGCAGTGCCTGTTACGCCATTGCCAGCGCCTTCGCCACGGCCATCGTTACGCATCTTGCGCTTCTTAAATTTGCGCGCGTAGGCGCGGTTGCGCTCCTGCTTTTCCTTTTTGAGGTTTCTGCGCTTGGCCATTCTTGAATCGGAAACGTCTTGATGTTCAACCCAACTTACTCAATGGCCTGAAGCAAACGGCCATCCTCCATTTTCACCAGCCGATCAGCAACATCAAGAATGCGCGGATCATGGGTGACCATCAGCACGGAACAGGATTGCTCACGAGCAAGGCGCTTGAGTAACTCAACGACCTCCCGGCCGGTGCTGCTATCAAGCGCTGCCGTGGGTTCATCGGCAAGCAACAGCTGGGGCCTGGCGGCCAGAGCTCTGGCAATGGCCACGCGCTGTTTCTGGCCTCCAGAGAGGTCCTGAGGAAGTTTGCTGAGGTGATCCTCCAGCCCCACCGCCCTCAGCCACTCCCTGGCCTGATCTCTGCGACCGCGATAGCTGAAACCCTCGAGAAGATCGGC from the Synechococcus sp. UW179A genome contains:
- the rpsB gene encoding 30S ribosomal protein S2, which produces MAVVTLAEMMEAGAHFGHQTRRWNPKMSRYIYCARNGVHIIDLVQTAVCMNNAYKWTRTAARSGKRFLFVGTKKQASEVVAHEAARCGASYVNQRWLGGMLTNWTTMKARIDRLKDLERMESSGAIAMRPKKEAAVLRRELDRLQKYLGGLKNMRRLPDVVVLVDQRRETNAVLEARKLDIPLVSMLDTNCDPDLCEVPIPCNDDAVRSVQLVLSRLADAINEGRHGSNEQRGADNQG
- a CDS encoding glycosyltransferase family 2 protein, with product MFISVVIPTYNRRDILEKCLRSLHSQHDCSEIDDYEVVVVDDGSTDGTPDWLRSSAATFPKVHLVEQSHGGPAEGRNRGVAHSRGDVIVFIDSDLVVTPTFLASHARALARQWQRSGNQLCFTYGAVINTADFENPTGERHKLRDLSWAYFATGNVAIDRGVLERSGLFDTGFRLYGWEDLELGERLRQMGVQLVRCPEAVGYHWHPAFRLAQIPDLIRVERERARMGLVFYRKHPSRRVRMIIQFTWMHRLLWGLLTLGGLLNERTLRPLLAWLIHLGQPSLALELLRLPLNRIGVEALYREARQAGLS